A genomic region of Herbaspirillum sp. DW155 contains the following coding sequences:
- the gsiB gene encoding glutathione ABC transporter substrate-binding protein GsiB — protein MSTTATQKGVSAAKWLAVAALGTTLQFAAAHAFAAKTVTLAVYSTFTTMDPYDANDTLSLSMAKSFYQGLFGFDKDMKLVPVLAEGYLVSKDGLEYTIRLKQGVKFQDGTDFKADAVKAVFDRVTNPDNKLKRYNLFNRIAKTEILNDYTVKIVLKEPFSAFINVLAHPSAVMISPAALKQYGNKDIAFHPVGTGPFKFVEWKQTDYVKVEKFDGYWKKGYPKVDEIIWKPVVDNNARAAVMQTGEAQFTYPLPYEQADLLKSKPNLDVIAAPSIIQRYMSMNTRQKPFDNPKVREAINYAINKQALVKVAFNGYATPMDGVVPQGVDYAFKTGPWPYDPKKAKALLAEAGYPNGFETELWSAYTHSTAVKIIQFLQQQLAQVGIKAKIQALEAGQRVERVESWQDPATAPVRLLYIGWSSSTGEADWALRPLLASEAFPPRLYNTAYYKNDKVDADIAKALTLTDRKDKEALYKDAQQEIWKDAPWAFLVTEKLLYARNKNLKGVYVMPDQAFEFENIELTK, from the coding sequence ATGTCTACAACAGCAACTCAAAAGGGTGTATCGGCTGCCAAATGGCTGGCTGTCGCTGCCCTGGGTACCACGCTGCAGTTCGCCGCAGCGCATGCATTCGCGGCCAAGACCGTGACGCTGGCGGTGTATTCGACCTTCACCACGATGGATCCCTATGACGCCAACGACACGCTCTCGCTGTCCATGGCCAAGTCCTTCTATCAGGGCCTGTTCGGTTTCGACAAGGACATGAAGCTGGTGCCGGTGCTGGCCGAAGGCTACCTGGTCAGCAAGGATGGCCTGGAATACACCATCCGCCTGAAGCAGGGCGTGAAGTTCCAGGATGGCACCGACTTCAAGGCCGATGCCGTCAAGGCCGTCTTCGACCGTGTGACCAACCCGGACAACAAGCTCAAACGCTACAACCTCTTCAACCGCATCGCCAAGACCGAGATCCTGAACGACTACACCGTCAAGATCGTCCTGAAGGAACCGTTCTCGGCCTTCATCAACGTGCTGGCCCACCCCTCGGCGGTAATGATTTCGCCCGCTGCCCTGAAGCAGTACGGCAACAAGGACATCGCCTTCCACCCGGTCGGTACCGGTCCCTTCAAGTTCGTGGAATGGAAACAGACCGATTACGTGAAGGTCGAGAAATTCGACGGCTACTGGAAGAAGGGCTATCCCAAGGTCGATGAAATCATCTGGAAACCAGTGGTCGACAACAACGCCCGCGCGGCCGTGATGCAGACCGGCGAGGCGCAGTTCACCTATCCGCTGCCCTACGAACAGGCCGACCTGTTGAAGAGCAAGCCCAACCTGGATGTGATCGCCGCACCCTCGATCATCCAGCGCTACATGTCGATGAACACCAGGCAGAAGCCCTTCGACAATCCGAAGGTGCGCGAAGCCATCAACTACGCCATCAACAAGCAGGCGCTGGTGAAGGTGGCCTTCAATGGCTATGCCACCCCGATGGATGGCGTGGTGCCGCAAGGCGTGGATTACGCCTTCAAGACCGGTCCGTGGCCGTATGACCCGAAGAAGGCCAAGGCGCTGCTGGCCGAAGCCGGCTATCCGAACGGCTTCGAAACCGAACTGTGGTCGGCTTACACGCACAGCACCGCCGTGAAGATCATCCAGTTCCTGCAGCAGCAACTGGCGCAGGTCGGCATCAAGGCCAAGATCCAGGCCCTGGAGGCAGGCCAGCGCGTGGAACGCGTGGAAAGCTGGCAAGACCCGGCCACCGCCCCGGTGCGTCTGCTCTACATCGGCTGGTCGTCCTCCACCGGTGAAGCCGATTGGGCCCTGCGTCCGCTGCTGGCTTCCGAGGCTTTCCCGCCGCGTCTGTACAACACCGCCTACTACAAGAACGACAAGGTGGATGCCGACATCGCCAAGGCCCTGACCCTGACCGATCGCAAGGACAAGGAAGCGCTCTACAAGGATGCCCAGCAGGAAATCTGGAAGGACGCACCGTGGGCCTTCCTGGTCACCGAAAAGCTGCTCTATGCCCGCAACAAGAACCTCAAGGGTGTCTACGTGATGCCTGACCAGGCCTTCGAGTTCGAGAACATCGAGCTGACCAAGTAA
- a CDS encoding RES family NAD+ phosphorylase, which yields MKVYRLAKEKPGHYAADDLSGNGAALSGGRWNPRGLRVLYTCCSASTALLESLVHMAGLMPRAHYYLIVLEVPDAEVRKAYVPGLPPDWADIARDPVSTAALGQHWIEQGKQLVMKVPSVVSPTDFNLLLNPLHPQMASVKVLEKKPFRFDARLFG from the coding sequence TTGAAAGTCTATCGCCTGGCCAAGGAGAAGCCGGGGCATTACGCTGCCGATGACCTGTCCGGCAATGGCGCCGCCTTGAGCGGTGGACGCTGGAATCCGCGCGGATTGCGCGTGCTCTACACCTGCTGCAGCGCTTCGACGGCTTTGCTGGAATCGCTGGTGCACATGGCCGGGCTGATGCCTCGGGCGCATTACTACCTGATCGTGCTGGAAGTCCCGGATGCCGAGGTGCGCAAGGCCTACGTGCCGGGCCTGCCGCCGGACTGGGCCGACATTGCCCGCGATCCGGTCAGTACGGCGGCCCTCGGCCAGCACTGGATCGAACAGGGCAAGCAACTGGTGATGAAGGTGCCGTCGGTGGTCAGCCCGACCGATTTCAATCTCTTGCTCAATCCCTTGCATCCCCAGATGGCGAGCGTCAAGGTGCTGGAAAAGAAGCCGTTCCGGTTCGATGCCCGGCTGTTTGGCTGA
- a CDS encoding antitoxin Xre/MbcA/ParS toxin-binding domain-containing protein → MATRAAVESAASKRSAGLGARPRDFERFARMDPISQGRTIRDGMDAIIAERVARELLQIPLQTLLAGLGLPSSTILRKISRKERLSGSESDRIARVLYIREQAADVFEDEGLAAEWMRRANAALGGLTPLEVLDTQPGYDRVRDILSRIAFGIAA, encoded by the coding sequence ATGGCAACACGCGCCGCTGTCGAATCCGCCGCGAGCAAGCGTTCCGCCGGCCTGGGGGCCAGGCCGCGCGACTTCGAGCGTTTCGCCCGTATGGACCCGATCAGCCAGGGCCGTACCATCCGCGACGGCATGGATGCCATCATCGCCGAGCGCGTGGCGCGCGAGCTGCTGCAGATCCCTTTGCAGACCCTGCTGGCCGGCCTGGGCCTGCCCAGCTCTACCATCCTGCGCAAGATTTCCCGCAAGGAACGGCTGTCCGGTTCGGAATCGGACCGCATCGCCCGCGTGCTCTACATCCGCGAGCAGGCGGCCGATGTGTTCGAGGATGAGGGCCTGGCCGCAGAATGGATGCGCCGCGCCAATGCCGCGCTCGGTGGACTGACGCCGCTGGAGGTGCTCGATACCCAGCCGGGCTATGACCGGGTGCGCGACATTCTTTCGCGCATTGCCTTCGGGATCGCCGCTTGA
- a CDS encoding GntR family transcriptional regulator: MKSLAAPSPAADALAPDIESEDALVRSGSLPEYVYAQLRQDIFDMRLLPGDQITETEIAAHFKVSRTPVRQALQRLQNDGLMQGYVRGGWEVVPIDFKRFADLYEMRKLIETHAVRRLCAQAADQSVLAGLRATWCVPAGAREPDGPKAAQLDEIFHQTLVRAAGNQEMAESFDRLTDRIRIVRRLDFLYGDCLHSTYEEHAAILDSIATGDAEGAMRLMGEHIDGSHAEVNQITLHRLHSARATTTTKPPAYVSVRVRRSF; this comes from the coding sequence GTGAAAAGCCTGGCTGCCCCCTCCCCCGCCGCTGACGCGCTCGCACCCGATATCGAGAGCGAGGATGCGCTGGTGCGCAGTGGTTCGCTGCCCGAATATGTCTATGCGCAATTGCGACAGGACATCTTCGACATGCGCCTCTTGCCCGGCGACCAGATCACCGAGACCGAGATCGCGGCGCATTTCAAGGTCTCGCGCACGCCGGTGCGGCAGGCGCTGCAACGCCTGCAGAACGATGGCCTGATGCAGGGCTATGTGCGCGGTGGCTGGGAGGTGGTGCCGATCGACTTCAAGCGTTTTGCCGATCTCTACGAAATGCGCAAGCTCATCGAGACGCACGCCGTGCGCCGCCTGTGCGCGCAGGCCGCAGACCAGTCGGTACTGGCCGGGCTGCGTGCCACCTGGTGCGTGCCGGCCGGTGCACGCGAACCGGATGGTCCCAAGGCAGCGCAGCTCGACGAGATCTTCCACCAGACCCTGGTGCGCGCGGCCGGCAACCAGGAGATGGCCGAGTCATTTGATCGTTTGACTGATCGCATCCGCATCGTGCGGCGGCTGGACTTCCTGTATGGCGATTGCCTGCATTCGACCTACGAGGAACATGCCGCCATCCTCGACAGCATCGCCACAGGCGACGCGGAGGGCGCAATGCGCCTGATGGGCGAGCACATCGACGGCAGCCATGCGGAGGTCAACCAGATCACCTTGCATCGGCTGCACAGTGCGCGGGCTACGACGACCACCAAGCCGCCGGCTTATGTGTCGGTGCGGGTGCGGCGTTCGTTCTGA
- the gsiC gene encoding glutathione ABC transporter permease GsiC, whose amino-acid sequence MFSFVIKRLLGLIPTLLLVAVLVFLFVHLLPGDPARLAAGPEADDKTVALVRADLGLDKPLPEQFVNFFVKAAQGDFGKSIRSKRPVSEEIAARFWPTLWLTIVAMIWAVIFGLVIGISSAVWRNQWPDRVGMTLAVSGISFPAFSLGVLLVQIFSVKLGWLPSVGDDSWRHYILPSITLGAAVAAVMARFTRSSFIEILQEDFVRTARAKGLTETVVVIKHCLRNALIPVVTMMGLQFGFLLGGSILVEVVFNWPGMGRLLVDAVEMRDYPIIQAEILLFSLEFIFINLVVDVLYAVINPSIRFK is encoded by the coding sequence ATGTTTTCCTTTGTCATCAAACGCCTGTTAGGCCTGATCCCCACGCTGCTGCTGGTGGCGGTCCTGGTTTTCCTGTTCGTGCACCTTCTGCCCGGTGATCCGGCGCGGCTGGCGGCCGGTCCCGAAGCCGACGACAAGACGGTCGCGCTGGTGCGCGCCGACCTCGGCCTGGACAAGCCCCTGCCCGAGCAATTCGTGAATTTCTTCGTCAAGGCCGCCCAGGGCGACTTTGGCAAATCCATCCGCAGCAAGCGCCCGGTCTCCGAAGAGATCGCCGCGCGCTTCTGGCCGACCCTGTGGCTGACCATCGTGGCGATGATCTGGGCCGTGATCTTCGGCCTGGTCATCGGCATCTCCTCGGCCGTCTGGCGCAACCAGTGGCCCGACCGCGTGGGTATGACGCTGGCGGTATCGGGCATTTCCTTCCCGGCTTTCTCACTGGGCGTGCTGCTGGTGCAGATCTTCTCGGTCAAGCTGGGCTGGCTGCCCAGCGTGGGTGACGACAGCTGGCGTCACTACATCCTGCCTTCGATCACGCTGGGCGCGGCCGTGGCCGCAGTGATGGCGCGCTTTACCCGTTCTTCCTTCATCGAGATCCTGCAGGAAGACTTCGTGCGCACCGCGCGCGCCAAGGGCCTGACCGAAACCGTGGTGGTCATCAAGCACTGCCTGCGCAATGCGCTCATTCCGGTGGTGACGATGATGGGCCTGCAGTTCGGCTTCCTGCTGGGTGGCTCGATCCTGGTCGAGGTGGTGTTCAACTGGCCGGGCATGGGACGTCTGCTGGTCGATGCCGTCGAGATGCGCGACTACCCCATCATCCAGGCCGAGATCCTGCTGTTCTCGCTGGAATTCATTTTCATCAACCTGGTGGTGGACGTGCTCTATGCCGTGATCAACCCCAGCATTCGTTTCAAGTGA
- the gsiD gene encoding glutathione ABC transporter permease GsiD, with amino-acid sequence MSLSNSPLATTSETGAPLPPPDPAAVAASGQKIRTPWREFWRKFKKQRLAVYAGVFILLLIVIAIIAPWIVPFDPENFFDYDALNSPPTWVHWFGVDSLGRDIFSRTLMGARISLASGFFSVAIGAVIGTVFGLLAGYYEGWWDRIVMRICDVLFAFPGILLAIGIVAILGGGMVNVIISVSVFSIPAFARLVRGNTLQLKNLTYIEATRSIGASDTTIMWKHIFPGTISAIVVYFTMRIGTSIITAAGLSFLGLGAQSPTPEWGLMLNEARADMVTSPHVALVPSIAIFLTVLAFNLLGDGLRDALDPKIDQR; translated from the coding sequence ATGTCGCTCTCCAATTCGCCTCTGGCAACCACGTCCGAAACCGGTGCGCCGCTGCCGCCGCCCGATCCGGCTGCGGTGGCCGCTTCCGGCCAGAAGATCCGCACCCCCTGGCGCGAATTCTGGCGCAAGTTCAAGAAGCAGCGCCTGGCCGTCTATGCGGGCGTGTTCATCCTGCTGCTGATCGTCATCGCCATCATCGCGCCCTGGATCGTCCCCTTCGATCCCGAGAATTTCTTCGACTACGATGCGCTGAACTCGCCGCCCACCTGGGTCCACTGGTTCGGCGTGGATTCGCTGGGCCGCGACATCTTCAGCCGCACCCTGATGGGGGCGCGCATCTCGCTGGCTTCGGGTTTCTTCTCGGTGGCCATCGGTGCCGTGATTGGTACCGTCTTCGGTTTGCTGGCCGGTTACTACGAGGGCTGGTGGGACCGCATCGTCATGCGCATCTGCGACGTGCTGTTCGCCTTCCCCGGCATCTTGCTGGCTATCGGCATCGTCGCCATCCTGGGCGGTGGCATGGTCAACGTCATCATCTCGGTATCGGTCTTCAGCATTCCGGCCTTTGCGCGGCTGGTGCGCGGCAATACGCTGCAACTGAAGAACCTGACCTATATCGAGGCCACCCGCAGCATCGGTGCCTCGGACACCACGATCATGTGGAAGCACATCTTCCCCGGCACCATCTCGGCCATCGTGGTGTATTTCACCATGCGTATCGGTACCTCCATCATCACCGCGGCCGGCCTGTCCTTCCTCGGCCTGGGTGCGCAGTCGCCCACGCCGGAGTGGGGCCTGATGTTGAACGAAGCCCGCGCCGACATGGTGACCTCGCCGCACGTGGCGCTGGTACCCAGCATTGCCATCTTCCTCACCGTGCTGGCCTTCAATCTGCTGGGCGATGGCTTGCGTGACGCGCTCGATCCCAAGATCGACCAGCGTTGA
- a CDS encoding M55 family metallopeptidase, with translation MNTRANILVSVDIEGVAGVFHPEQTRAGNGEYERARRWMTEEANAVIRGALAAGATAIKVNDSHGGFRNLLPDLLHPQARMVLGKPRVLGMMGGVDHDIDAVMLVGYHSRAQGRGILAHTTNSFAFARVWLGGQELGEAGLYGALAAEHGVPVIFGSGDDAFIEENQSLFPHAIFAETKKAYGANSGDSLTPQQSCVLLEERARQAVAALVANPAAMPVLPLRGPLRCRLQAQTVALADLFSQLPILERSDHVTVEFDAPTAEYAVRVLNSLSAMSAMLR, from the coding sequence ATGAACACACGTGCCAACATTCTGGTCTCCGTCGACATCGAAGGCGTCGCCGGGGTCTTCCATCCCGAGCAGACCCGCGCCGGCAATGGCGAATATGAACGTGCGCGGCGCTGGATGACCGAGGAAGCCAATGCCGTCATCCGTGGCGCGCTGGCGGCCGGTGCCACGGCCATCAAGGTCAACGATTCGCATGGCGGTTTCCGCAATCTGCTGCCGGACCTGCTGCACCCGCAGGCGCGCATGGTCCTGGGAAAACCGCGCGTGCTGGGCATGATGGGCGGGGTGGATCACGATATCGATGCGGTCATGCTGGTGGGTTACCACTCGCGCGCGCAGGGGCGCGGCATCCTCGCCCACACCACCAACAGTTTTGCCTTCGCCCGCGTGTGGCTGGGTGGGCAGGAACTGGGCGAGGCCGGGCTGTATGGCGCACTGGCGGCCGAACATGGCGTGCCGGTGATCTTTGGCAGCGGCGATGATGCCTTCATCGAAGAGAATCAGTCGCTGTTCCCGCATGCGATTTTTGCTGAAACCAAGAAGGCCTATGGTGCCAACAGCGGCGACTCGCTCACGCCGCAGCAATCCTGCGTGCTGCTGGAAGAGCGCGCCCGCCAGGCCGTGGCCGCGCTCGTTGCCAACCCGGCTGCCATGCCGGTGCTGCCCCTGCGCGGCCCATTGCGCTGCCGCCTGCAGGCGCAGACGGTGGCGCTGGCCGATCTCTTCAGCCAACTGCCCATCCTGGAGCGCAGCGATCACGTCACTGTCGAATTCGATGCGCCGACTGCGGAATATGCGGTGCGCGTGCTCAACAGCTTGTCGGCGATGTCGGCGATGCTGCGCTGA
- a CDS encoding P1 family peptidase, which yields MMNLQVPHIGRLQAGPHNSISDVAGVTVGHCTLDAGAVQTGVTVIAPHGGNLFTHKLPAAATVINGFGKSAGLVQLEELGLLETPIALSNTFAVGTLLTAQILHTLRANPECGRSLPTVNPLVLECNDGYLNDMQALAVQPAHFDAAMQALSAEVAQGAVGAGRGMSSFGLKGGIGTASRIAEVGASGQAYTVGALVLSNFGRLPELILAGDPLGARLAASEAPDTAPEKGSIIIILATDAPLDARQLKRLATRAGAGLARTGSAYGHGSGDIALAFSTARRIEAQAECLHLSLLADHLLDPLFHAAADSVEQAIVHALFAAETVRGRDGNVRVSLRERLACAADLPGKTAL from the coding sequence ATGATGAACTTGCAGGTGCCGCATATCGGCCGGCTGCAGGCCGGTCCGCACAACAGCATTAGCGATGTGGCCGGCGTCACGGTCGGCCACTGCACCCTCGATGCCGGTGCGGTGCAGACCGGCGTGACCGTGATTGCACCGCATGGCGGCAATCTCTTCACTCACAAGCTGCCGGCTGCCGCCACCGTCATCAATGGCTTCGGCAAGAGTGCCGGACTGGTGCAGCTGGAGGAGCTGGGTTTGCTGGAAACGCCTATTGCGCTCTCCAACACCTTTGCCGTGGGCACGCTGCTGACGGCGCAGATTCTCCATACCTTGCGTGCCAACCCGGAATGCGGCCGCAGCCTGCCCACCGTCAATCCGCTGGTGCTGGAATGCAATGACGGCTATCTCAATGACATGCAAGCCCTGGCCGTGCAGCCCGCACATTTCGACGCGGCGATGCAGGCCTTGTCGGCAGAGGTGGCACAGGGTGCGGTGGGCGCCGGGCGCGGCATGTCCAGCTTTGGTCTCAAGGGCGGCATCGGTACGGCCTCGCGTATTGCCGAAGTGGGTGCGTCGGGCCAGGCTTATACGGTCGGTGCGCTGGTGTTGTCCAACTTCGGCCGGCTACCCGAACTGATCCTGGCCGGCGATCCGCTGGGGGCGCGGCTGGCGGCGAGCGAAGCGCCCGATACGGCGCCCGAGAAGGGCTCCATCATCATCATCCTTGCCACCGATGCGCCACTGGATGCGCGGCAGCTGAAACGCTTGGCCACCCGTGCCGGCGCCGGACTGGCGCGCACAGGATCGGCCTATGGTCACGGCAGCGGCGATATCGCACTGGCATTCTCGACTGCCCGGCGCATCGAGGCCCAGGCCGAGTGCCTGCACCTGTCCCTGCTGGCCGATCACCTGCTGGACCCGCTGTTCCATGCCGCCGCCGACAGCGTGGAGCAAGCCATCGTGCATGCGCTCTTCGCGGCCGAGACCGTGCGCGGGCGCGATGGCAACGTGCGCGTCAGCCTGCGTGAACGGCTGGCTTGTGCTGCCGATCTACCTGGAAAAACCGCTCTATGA
- a CDS encoding dipeptide ABC transporter ATP-binding protein: MQQSQRVLDVSHLNVRFATSERTVDAVRDLSFHVNQGETLAIVGESGSGKSVSSLAIMRLIEHGGGKIASGSLQFQRRSGQILDLAQADNATMRSIRGAEIAMIFQEPMTSLNPVFTVGEQIAESIRLHQGMSRAAAQAEALRMLEMVRIPEARRVLGRHPHQLSGGMRQRVMIAMALSCKPSLLIADEPTTALDVTIQAQILQLIRSLQQEMQMGVIFITHDMGVVAEVADRVVVMCRGEKVEENEVRQLFAAPAHPYTQSLLAAVPRLGSMRGTDKPLRFGIVPQAEVRPDLIASELQAQAEIAAQRQPILKVRDLTTRFDVKSGIFGRVRQRVHAVEKVSFDLYAGETLAIVGESGCGKSTTGRSLLRLVDIAGGHVEFGGCDLAQLPHSELRQLRRDIQFIFQDPFASLDPRMTVGYSIMEPMLVHGMKEGAQERVDALLTRVGLTPEHGQRYPHEFSGGQRQRICIARALALNPKIVIADESVSALDVSIQAQIVNLMLDLQAELGISFIFISHDMAVVERISHRVAVMYLGQIVEIGPRRAIFENPQHPYTRKLMAAVPVADPTLRQPGKKLMTDEIPSPIRLVGDEPRVEPLREVAPGHFVAQHRIAGAF; this comes from the coding sequence ATGCAACAGTCCCAACGCGTGCTCGACGTCAGTCACCTCAACGTGCGCTTTGCTACTTCCGAGCGCACCGTCGATGCGGTGCGCGACCTGTCCTTCCACGTCAACCAGGGCGAGACCCTGGCCATCGTAGGGGAGTCGGGCTCGGGCAAGTCGGTGTCCTCGCTGGCCATCATGCGTCTGATCGAACATGGCGGCGGCAAGATCGCCAGCGGCAGCCTGCAGTTCCAGCGCCGCAGCGGCCAGATCCTGGATCTGGCCCAGGCTGATAACGCTACCATGCGCAGCATCCGGGGCGCGGAGATCGCCATGATCTTCCAGGAACCGATGACCTCGCTCAATCCGGTCTTCACCGTCGGCGAACAGATCGCCGAATCGATCCGCCTGCACCAGGGCATGAGCCGCGCGGCCGCCCAGGCTGAAGCGCTGCGCATGCTGGAGATGGTGCGCATTCCGGAAGCCAGGCGCGTGCTGGGCCGCCATCCGCACCAGCTTTCCGGCGGTATGCGCCAGCGCGTGATGATCGCCATGGCGCTGTCCTGCAAGCCTTCGCTGCTGATCGCCGACGAACCGACCACGGCGCTCGATGTGACCATCCAGGCGCAGATCCTGCAACTGATCCGCTCGCTGCAGCAGGAGATGCAGATGGGCGTCATCTTCATCACCCACGACATGGGCGTGGTGGCCGAAGTGGCCGACCGCGTGGTGGTGATGTGCCGTGGCGAGAAGGTGGAAGAGAACGAGGTCAGGCAACTCTTTGCCGCGCCCGCCCATCCCTACACGCAATCGCTGCTGGCCGCCGTGCCGCGCCTGGGTTCCATGCGCGGCACCGACAAGCCGCTGCGCTTTGGCATCGTGCCGCAGGCCGAGGTACGTCCCGACCTGATCGCCAGCGAACTGCAGGCCCAGGCGGAAATTGCCGCCCAGCGTCAGCCCATCCTCAAGGTACGCGACCTGACCACGCGCTTCGACGTCAAGAGCGGCATCTTCGGTCGCGTCAGGCAGCGCGTGCATGCGGTCGAGAAGGTGAGTTTCGATCTGTATGCGGGCGAGACCCTGGCCATCGTCGGCGAGTCCGGTTGCGGCAAGTCCACCACGGGCCGCTCGCTGCTGCGCCTGGTCGACATCGCTGGCGGCCACGTCGAATTCGGCGGGTGCGACCTGGCGCAATTGCCGCATTCGGAACTGCGCCAGTTGCGTCGCGACATCCAGTTCATCTTCCAGGATCCGTTCGCCTCGCTGGACCCCCGCATGACGGTCGGCTATTCCATCATGGAACCGATGCTGGTCCACGGCATGAAGGAGGGCGCACAGGAACGTGTCGATGCGCTGCTCACGCGCGTGGGTCTCACGCCCGAGCACGGCCAGCGCTATCCGCATGAATTCTCCGGTGGACAGCGCCAGCGCATCTGCATCGCGCGCGCACTGGCGCTCAATCCCAAGATCGTCATCGCCGATGAATCGGTATCGGCGCTGGACGTTTCGATCCAGGCTCAGATCGTCAACCTGATGCTGGACCTGCAGGCCGAGCTGGGCATCTCCTTCATCTTCATCTCGCACGACATGGCCGTGGTGGAGCGCATCAGCCATCGGGTGGCGGTGATGTACCTGGGGCAGATCGTGGAGATCGGTCCGCGCCGCGCCATCTTCGAGAATCCCCAGCACCCGTATACGCGCAAGCTGATGGCGGCCGTGCCGGTGGCCGACCCGACCCTGCGCCAGCCGGGCAAGAAACTGATGACCGATGAAATTCCCAGCCCGATCCGGCTGGTGGGCGATGAGCCCAGGGTGGAGCCATTGCGGGAAGTGGCTCCGGGGCACTTCGTGGCCCAGCACCGTATTGCCGGCGCTTTCTGA
- a CDS encoding 2-dehydropantoate 2-reductase, with the protein MKVAVMGAGAVGCYFAGMLARAGHEVVLVGRPQHVEAFNTKGLRLETKTFDETIAVKASTDPAIAAGADLVLFCVKSPDTETAGAQLRPHLAPDTLVLTLQNGTDNAERLRTVIPQPVSAAVVYVATEMAGPGHVRHHGRGELVIEPAARSQQAADALIAAGVPTEISDNVRGALWLKLIINCAYNALSAITQLPYGKLVEGVGVLEVMGHLVTECKAVAAAEGVTLAGDVDVAVRKIIETMPTQFSSTAQDVARGKPSEIDHLNGYIVRRGQAHGIATPVNLTVHALVKLIESKAR; encoded by the coding sequence ATGAAAGTAGCCGTGATGGGCGCAGGCGCCGTGGGCTGTTATTTCGCCGGGATGCTGGCGCGGGCGGGACACGAGGTAGTACTGGTGGGCCGTCCGCAGCACGTGGAAGCCTTCAACACCAAAGGCTTGCGACTGGAAACCAAGACCTTCGACGAGACCATCGCCGTCAAGGCCAGCACCGATCCGGCCATTGCAGCCGGGGCCGATCTGGTCCTGTTCTGCGTCAAATCCCCCGATACCGAAACGGCCGGCGCGCAACTGCGCCCGCACCTCGCCCCCGATACGCTGGTGCTGACGCTACAGAACGGCACCGACAATGCCGAACGCCTGCGCACCGTGATCCCGCAGCCGGTGTCCGCCGCCGTGGTCTACGTCGCCACCGAGATGGCCGGTCCCGGACACGTCAGGCACCACGGTCGCGGCGAGCTGGTGATCGAGCCCGCTGCGCGCAGCCAGCAGGCAGCCGATGCGCTCATCGCCGCTGGGGTGCCCACCGAGATTTCCGACAACGTGCGCGGCGCGCTGTGGTTGAAGCTCATCATCAACTGCGCCTACAACGCCCTCTCGGCCATCACGCAGCTGCCCTACGGCAAGCTGGTCGAAGGCGTGGGCGTGCTGGAGGTGATGGGCCATCTGGTGACCGAATGCAAGGCCGTAGCGGCGGCAGAAGGTGTGACCCTGGCCGGTGACGTGGACGTGGCCGTGCGCAAGATCATCGAGACCATGCCCACGCAGTTTTCTTCCACGGCCCAGGACGTGGCACGCGGCAAGCCCAGCGAGATCGATCATCTCAACGGTTACATCGTGCGGCGCGGACAGGCGCATGGCATCGCGACACCCGTCAACCTGACCGTGCATGCGCTGGTCAAGCTGATCGAGAGCAAGGCGCGCTGA